Proteins from one Coffea arabica cultivar ET-39 chromosome 8c, Coffea Arabica ET-39 HiFi, whole genome shotgun sequence genomic window:
- the LOC140013220 gene encoding isoleucine N-monooxygenase 1-like: MNYTSSLRVDSSLGFTSMSWIPYFSGFTALVLLVIFKMDKWLTICLKNNKTRRFPLPPGPKPLPFIGCIFQMLRNRPTNRWICKFMDDLNTEIACIRIFGVHVIPVTSPELARQFCKKQDSIFSSRPVCMSAELCSGGFLTTGLSPLGDQYKKMKRMVVSSVLSPAKHQWLHSKRAEEADHLVNYVYNQCKDNATGGLVDIRLVTQHYCGNVIRKMIFNKRFFGKGMEDGGPGAEEVEHINALFKILAYLYAFSLSDYMPWVKIFDFDGHRKILTEAVACVRKHQDPEIEKRIKMWESGLKNEEEDLLDVLIRLKDSNGRPLLTTEEMRAQITELMFATVDNPSNAVEWALAEMLNQPEMLQKATEELDAVVGKDRLVQESDLPRLKYVKACVRESFRLHPLAPFNVPHVSTQDTVVGGYFIPKGSHVILSRPGLGRNPRIWEDPLKYKPERHMKDMEDARMDLNDPELNMFSFSTGRRGCPGVLLGSTLTVMLLARLLQCFSWKIPSGHSQIDLAECEDAGFLAKPLVAVAEPRFPQFN; encoded by the exons ATGAATTACACTTCCAGTCTTCGTGTTGATTCAAGCTTGGGATTTACCTCAATGTCATGGATCCCATATTTCTCAGGATTCACGGCTTTGGTTTTGTTGGTGATCTTTAAGATGGACAAATGGTTAACTATTTGTCTAAAGAATAACAAAACTCGTCGATTCCCTCTCCCTCCTGGCCCAAAACCCTTGCCTTTCATTGGTTGCATTTTCCAAATGCTGAGAAACAGACCAACAAATCGATGGATATGTAAATTCATGGATGATTTGAATACCGAAATCGCATGTATCCGCATTTTCGGTGTTCATGTCATTCCAGTCACTTCTCCTGAGCTCGCTCGCCAGTTCTGTAAGAAACAAGACTCGATTTTCTCCAGCAGACCTGTTTGTATGTCTGCAGAGCTTTGTAGTGGAGGATTCTTGACAACCGGCCTTTCACCTTTGGGCGATCAatacaagaaaatgaagaggatGGTCGTTTCCAGTGTGCTCTCACCTGCTAAACACCAATGGCTTCATAGCAAGCGAGCAGAGGAAGCAGATCATTTGGTTAATTACGTTTACAATCAGTGCAAGGACAATGCCACCGGTGGGCTAGTGGACATAAGATTGGTTACGCAACACTACTGCGGAAATGTGATTAGAAAGATGATTTTCAACAAGAGATTCTTCGGGAAAGGAATGGAAGATGGAGGACCAGGTGCTGAGGAAGTTGAACATATCAATGCACTCTTCAAAATCCTTGCTTATTTGTATGCATTCAGCTTATCAGATTACATGCCCTGGGTGAAGATTTTTGATTTTGATGGCCACCGAAAGATTCTTACTGAGGCCGTTGCATGTGTACGAAAGCACCAAGATCCCGAAATTGAAAAAAGGATTAAAATGTGGGAGAGTGGcttgaaaaatgaggaagaagacCTTCTTGATGTCCTAATCAGGCTCAAAGATAGCAACGGCAGACCCCTCTTAACAACTGAGGAGATGAGAGCACAAATTACT GAATTAATGTTTGCAACAGTCGATAATCCATCAAATGCTGTGGAGTGGGCATTAGCAGAGATGCTAAATCAACCTGAAATGCTTCAAAAAGCCACAGAAGAGCTAGACGCCGTGGTTGGAAAGGATAGACTTGTTCAAGAATCTGACCTTCCGAGGCTGAAATATGTGAAGGCCTGCGTAAGAGAGTCCTTTCGGCTGCATCCATTAGCACCCTTTAATGTTCCTCATGTATCTACTCAGGACACCGTCGTTGGTGGCTACTTCATCCCGAAAGGTAGCCATGTTATCCTCAGCCGTCCAGGACTTGGCCGTAATCCTCGAATCTGGGAGGATCCGCTGAAGTACAAGCCTGAGCGCCACATGAAGGACATGGAGGATGCTAGAATGGATCTCAACGATCCAGAattaaatatgttttccttcAGCACCGGAAGGCGTGGATGTCCAGGAGTCCTTTTGGGTTCCACACTCACTGTGATGTTGCTGGCCAGACTTCTTCAATGCTTTAGCTGGAAGATTCCATCAGGTCATTCGCAAATCGATTTAGCAGAGTGCGAGGATGCTGGCTTCCTTGCCAAACCTCTCGTTGCAGTTGCTGAACCACGATTCCCACAATTCAACTAG